A region of Mugil cephalus isolate CIBA_MC_2020 chromosome 3, CIBA_Mcephalus_1.1, whole genome shotgun sequence DNA encodes the following proteins:
- the LOC125005837 gene encoding CD82 antigen-like encodes MGQGCKTASKYFLFLFNLIFFLFGGVIMGFGLWLLLDNQSFIVVLSDSTGVKAACYILIGVGGFSMLMGSLGCVGAIYEIRCLLGLYFGCLLLILVAQIAAGALIYFQKDQLNEEMSTIITKVFDNYPGNNSSTEQAWDFIQRTMSCCGWSNHQDWRLNTVIVNSSQLLFPCSCQNATLSTTNMSDSGFCEAQTSDWPVYDRGCSTSVENWIITNMWVVLGICLAVAFIELLGMVLSICLCRNVDTEEYTKVPKF; translated from the exons atgggaCAAGGCTGCAAGACGGCGAGCAAAtacttcctgttcctcttcaACCTCATCTTCTTC CTGTTCGGAGGCGTCATCATGGGCTTCGGGCTGTGGCTCCTCCTGGACAACCAGAGCTTCATCGTGGTCCTGA GCGACTCTACGGGCGTGAAGGCGGCGTGCTACATCCTGATCGGGGTCGGGGGCTTCTCCATGCTCATGGGTTCGCTCGGCTGCGTCGGGGCCATTTATGAGATCCGCTGTCTGCTCGGCCTG tacTTCGGATGCCTCCTGCTGATCCTCGTGGCTCAGATTGCGGCTGGTGCCCTCATCTACTTCCAGAAGGACCAG ctgAATGAAGAGATGTCCACCATCATCACCAAGGTGTTCGACAACTACCCCGGGAACAACTCCAGCACGGAGCAGGCCTGGGACTTCATCCAGAGGACG ATGTCGTGCTGTGGATGGAGCAACCATCAGGACTGGAGGCTGAACACGGTCATCGTCAACAGTTCCCAGCTCCTGTTTCCCTGCTCCTGCCAGAACGCAACGCTCAGCACCACCAACATGTCCGACAGCGGCTTCTGTGAGGCCCAGACCTCCGACTGGCCGGTGTACGACAGG GGATGCTCAACCAGCGTGGAGAACTGGATCATCACCAACATGTGGGTCGTCCTGGGAATCTGCCTCGCTGTGGCTTTTATCGAG CTGCTGGGGATGGTCCTGTCCATCTGCCTGTGCAGAAACGTTGACACCGAGGAGTACACCAAAGTCCCAAAGTTCTAA